ACAGTGGTGGCCTTTCTGTCGTGGATGATTTTGTAGTAAGAATGGACAGACTTGTCCTTCTTGTCAAAAACATCGTGACAGCCGGCGGTGGCACACTTGGCAAGATTTTCCTTGCCGTCAACGGGGTGGTGGCAGTCGGCGCACTGGTAGCTGGAGTGGCTGGAGTGGTTGAAGATCACCGGCATTTTGGTGTTTTCCATCTTCAGACCGTCGGCAGGTGCTTCCGCGGCGATGACGGGCAGCGCAAAAGCGGCTACCAGTGCCAGCACCATTACGGCAAACAGCGATTTCCTCATAACTGTGATACCTCCTTCACAAGGTATGTTAAATAATTTGGGCAATCCTAGAGCTACACCCCACTTCTGTCAAGCAGGGGCGCTGGTTAGCAAAGGGTCTGCGCGTGAAAAAAAGTGCAAGCGACCTTGCGGGGCATGACCTGCGCTGTGCCCGCGGGGGGCAGATGCGCGTACCTGCGGCGGGCACAGCGCAGGCTGCATTGCGCGGCGTGCAAAGCGCAGATGCCTGCGCCGTGTCCGGCTCAGCGGTATTTTTTCATGTATCCGCGGGGTGTCACCATGTTGCCCCGTATTATTCTGGTGGTGCTGTTGCCTATGATCACAATGGAGAGCATGTCCACCTGCGCCGGTTCGAAAACCGACAGAGGGGCAACCGAAACAGCCTGTTCCGGCCTGTTGGCCTGCCGTACCAGTCCGACAGGTGTTTCGGGCTGTCTGTAGCGGCGGGCCGTTTCCAGCGCATGCTCCAGCTGCCAGTCGCGTTTTTTTGAGCGCGGGTTGTACAGCACCACAACGAAATCAGCTTCCAGTGCGTTTTGCAGGCGCTTTTCGATAACTTCCCAGGGGGTGAGCAGGTCACTCAGGCTGATGCAGGCGAAATCGTGCATCAGCGGTGCGCCCAGCAGCGCCGCAGCCGCAGAAAGTGCAGGCACTCCTGCGATGACGTGCACGGGCAGATAGGCGTCCATTTCTTCGATCAGTTCATAGATAAGTCCGGCCATGGCATAAATGCCGGGATCGCCGGAGCACACCACTGCCGTGGCCCTGCCGGAAAGAGCAGTTTCAATGGCCTTGGCGCAGCGTTCCATTTCGCCCATCATGCCCGTGGCAATGATTTCGCGTCCGGCAAGAATATCGTCCGGCACCAGTTCAACATAGCGGGTGTACCCTGCTATGACTTCTGAAGCCCGCAATGCGTCCGCAGCCTGCGGGGTGAGCAGCTGCGGGTCTCCGGGGCCCAGACCGACGATGTAAAGAGGTGCGGGGTGCATGGTGTATTGCTCCTGTGCCACGGCAGCGGTCACGTCGCCGTCGGCTGCTTTGGGTATGATAAGATGTGCCGCGGCATGCTGTGTGCAGCGGCATTCATTGTTTGTCCGCGCTGCCAGCAGGGCGGCAGCCTCCGCCACGGAAGGGGTGCCCACGGCTTTCAGCGGTCTGGACGACGGGTTGGGTACCGCAATTGCGGCCAGTGCGGCAGAGGAAAAAAAGATAACGGGCACCCCCAGCCTGCGGGAGGCCTCGTGCATGGCCGGTTCAGCCCGTTTAGCCTCCACGCTTGCCAGCGATGCCAGTGCCAGCGGAGTGATGTCATGCGCTTCCAGCAGCCGCAGCAGGTGTTCAGCCGCTCTTGGCGCGGGCACGTTTTTGCGGCAGCCCAGACCTGCATGAAGAATGCGCGGATGCAGTACCAGCCTGTCTGCAGGAGCGCGCCGGGCAGCCGATGCATGGATTGTCACCAGTACGGAGGGTAGTGCCGCGTACCGGTTGTCCAGACTGTGTTCGTCGGTGTGAATGAACAGGCCGCAGGGGTGATTTTTCAGCTTCAGCAGGTCGTGGCGGTCGGCAACGGCCACCTGCCGCCCTTCCAGCAGTGCGGCGTTGACGTGCCGTACTGCGGTCAGCCGGGCTATGGCCATGTTGTTTTCCGCCGCCAGCAGATCGAGTGACGGCAGTCCTTCGGTATCAGTGGCGGTGGTGATGACAGGTGTGCCGCCGGTCATGGCGGCTATGCGGCAGGCAAGGGCGTTTGCTCCGCCGAGATGTCCCGAGAGCAGGCTGACGGCGTGGAGCCCCTGCTGGTCCAGCACCACCACGGCGGGGTCGCGGTCTTTGCCCTGCAGCAGCGGCGCTATGCTGCGCACGGCTATGCCGCATGCCGCGATAAAAATCAGACCGTCATAAACAGAAAACGCATGCCGCACGGCATCGGCAAGCCGGAGAAAACGCTCTGTGCGGGGGGCGGTTGTGCTGTCTGCAAGACC
Above is a window of Oleidesulfovibrio alaskensis DSM 16109 DNA encoding:
- the cobJ gene encoding precorrin-3B C(17)-methyltransferase, giving the protein MHPAPLYIVGLGPGDPQLLTPQAADALRASEVIAGYTRYVELVPDDILAGREIIATGMMGEMERCAKAIETALSGRATAVVCSGDPGIYAMAGLIYELIEEMDAYLPVHVIAGVPALSAAAALLGAPLMHDFACISLSDLLTPWEVIEKRLQNALEADFVVVLYNPRSKKRDWQLEHALETARRYRQPETPVGLVRQANRPEQAVSVAPLSVFEPAQVDMLSIVIIGNSTTRIIRGNMVTPRGYMKKYR
- a CDS encoding cytochrome c3 family protein; this encodes MRKSLFAVMVLALVAAFALPVIAAEAPADGLKMENTKMPVIFNHSSHSSYQCADCHHPVDGKENLAKCATAGCHDVFDKKDKSVHSYYKIIHDRKATTVATCMSCHLEAAGSDKDLKKELTGCKKSKCHP